The genomic segment TATAAACGCCTGGTTCCCGGTTATGAAGCGCCGGTTTATTTGTGCTGGAGCCGCCGCAACCGGAGCGCGCTTGTGCGCGTTCCGATGTATAAGCCGGGCAAGGAATCTGCAACCAGGGTTGAATTGAGAAGTCCCGACCCGGCGTGTAACCCGTATCTCGCGTTTTCGGTCATGCTTGCAGCCGGTCTCGAGGGTATCGAGAAAGGATACGAGCTACCGCCCGAAGCGAGCGATAACATCTACGAAATGACCGAAAAAGAGCGTAGCGCCGCAGGTATTACTACATTACCTGAGGATCTTAACGAAGCAATAAAGCTCGCGGAGAAGAGCGAACTTATGCATAAAGCGCTTGGCGAGCACGTCTTCGAGTACCTGCTCCGCAATAAGAGATCTGAGTGGGATAGCTATAAGGCGCAGGTCACGGAGTATGAGCTAAAGCGTTATTTAGAGATACTCTAAGCACGTCAACATACGGTTATGCAGATAACAAAAAGGCACCGGATATCCGGTGCCTTTTTTATTGTTGCCCAAGAACCGCTAAGAGAACCTGCGATCAACCCCTAGTCTACAGCATGAGGTCTAAATCGGCAATAATCTCGGAATACGCCTGACCGTCGATAATTCTGAATGCTTCCTCGCGATATGCATCCATGACGTACGGTATACCGGATATCTGCGCAGCTTCTTCGGTGAGCGACATGAGGTCCCTGCGGCTGACGGACGGTATCGAATAGTTTCTGGTACCGGCCATGAGCTGCTGTAAGCCGACTTTAAGCTTGTCGGCAAAAGTATAGATTGCGATTGCGCCGGATGGCATCTTGTTAACCGTGTCTTTTCCGTATTTTGCAACAAGCTCTTCGTAGCTTACGAAAATTTCCTCCATTGTCGAGCCGAACTGTGCGACCGACTTAGGCAGGCTTGCGGCGCCTTCCTGGAGCCAGAGGCCGATGTTCTTGCCGACCATACCGGGAATCATAAGCGCGCGGCCCATGCAGACCGCTTTGAAGTACGGCGCGCCCATTGCAAGGACTTTAAATATGTGGTCCTCGGCTGAGAAGCCGCCGCCCATAGCTAAATCAGGAACAAACGCACCGTTTTCACGGAGACGCTCGACGAGTTCATAGGTCATTGCTTGCAGGTAGAACGTTGGAACGCCCCACTCTTCCATCATACGCCACGGGCTCATGCCGGTACCGCCGGGAGCGCCGTCGATCGTAACGAGGTCAAGTTTGGCGTCCGATGCCCATTTAAGCGCCATAGCAAGCTCGCGCATAGGATATGCGCCGGTCTTTAAGCTGACACGCTTTGCACCGAGTTCACGCAGGCGGTCGACCTCACGCATGAACGCTTCCTGGTCGATAAAGCCGAGGCGTGAGTGACGCTCAAATTGTTTGATCGCCCCGTCTTTAAATGCCTTCTGATTTGCCTCAATCGATGGGTCGGGGGTTATAAGATAGCCGCGTTTCTGCAACTC from the Candidatus Aquicultor sp. genome contains:
- a CDS encoding FMN-binding glutamate synthase family protein; translation: MNLQRPNSNDATMTSNRSRSVVPGSGLCTRCEDGCRGNCEVFKSSFRGREVIYPGPYGMITAGGDKEYPVDYSHLNIMGYAFGAKGLPEGQIGDPDNTLFPMVNTETQYGVTNKVKMRMPIFTGALGSTDIARVNWEHFAAGTAISGISLVCGENVCGIDPNAEFKNGKVVESPEMRRRVEIYKKWNEGYGDLIVQMNVEDTRFGVAEYVMDKLGVETIELKWGQGAKCIGGEIKINSLERALELQKRGYLITPDPSIEANQKAFKDGAIKQFERHSRLGFIDQEAFMREVDRLRELGAKRVSLKTGAYPMRELAMALKWASDAKLDLVTIDGAPGGTGMSPWRMMEEWGVPTFYLQAMTYELVERLRENGAFVPDLAMGGGFSAEDHIFKVLAMGAPYFKAVCMGRALMIPGMVGKNIGLWLQEGAASLPKSVAQFGSTMEEIFVSYEELVAKYGKDTVNKMPSGAIAIYTFADKLKVGLQQLMAGTRNYSIPSVSRRDLMSLTEEAAQISGIPYVMDAYREEAFRIIDGQAYSEIIADLDLML